Proteins from a genomic interval of Cyanobacterium sp. T60_A2020_053:
- a CDS encoding HAMP domain-containing histidine kinase yields MGKKPTSLGTKLFLSHLAVMVVGLSTFFVIAKFSSPQFFVLRLEQLEQKGFITVRSAKTYLIEGFETAWNRSATWSLIIGSGMAGMLSFYLSKRIMKPLMQMKNITQNFAKGHWEERMPESEIAELNQLSISFNRMASSLEDVEARRRDLVSDLTHELRTPLTVVRGYLEELASGDIEPSAPLFLNLVRETRRLENLTRDLQELSKAEAGYLSINVKPFHVLPLLESLVRRFRDQLLEDGPELKLDYPASLPLVMGDSDRTEQILVNLLGNAIRYTESGFITISTAVRGKFLWITVADTGIGISEEDLPHIFERFWRADRSRCSYSGGSGIGLAITLRLVELQGGKIEVASKLHHGTTFRFSIPLK; encoded by the coding sequence ATGGGAAAAAAACCCACCAGCTTAGGTACAAAGTTATTTTTATCTCATCTGGCAGTAATGGTCGTGGGTTTGAGTACATTTTTTGTAATTGCCAAATTTTCTTCACCGCAATTTTTTGTTTTAAGATTAGAACAATTAGAACAAAAAGGATTTATTACGGTTAGGTCTGCTAAAACTTATTTAATAGAAGGATTTGAAACGGCGTGGAATCGTAGCGCTACTTGGTCATTAATTATCGGTAGTGGCATGGCTGGAATGCTTAGTTTTTATTTGAGTAAGAGAATAATGAAACCTCTAATGCAAATGAAAAATATTACTCAAAATTTTGCGAAAGGGCATTGGGAAGAAAGAATGCCGGAAAGCGAAATCGCTGAATTAAATCAGTTAAGTATCAGTTTTAATCGCATGGCAAGTAGTCTGGAAGATGTGGAAGCGAGACGAAGGGATTTAGTGAGCGATTTAACCCACGAATTACGCACCCCTTTAACGGTGGTGAGGGGATATTTAGAAGAGTTGGCATCGGGAGATATTGAGCCTTCAGCGCCCCTCTTCCTTAACCTAGTGAGGGAAACGAGGAGATTAGAAAACCTTACCCGTGATTTACAAGAATTATCAAAAGCCGAAGCTGGTTATCTTTCCATTAATGTGAAACCTTTTCACGTTTTACCTTTGTTAGAGTCTCTAGTGAGACGATTTCGAGATCAATTATTGGAAGATGGTCCAGAATTAAAGTTAGATTATCCTGCTTCATTACCTCTGGTGATGGGGGATAGTGATCGCACGGAGCAAATTTTAGTTAATCTGTTAGGTAATGCTATTCGCTATACTGAATCTGGTTTTATTACCATTTCTACTGCTGTGAGGGGGAAATTTTTATGGATTACGGTGGCTGATACGGGTATAGGTATTAGTGAGGAAGATTTACCTCACATTTTTGAGCGGTTTTGGCGCGCTGATCGTTCCCGTTGCAGTTATTCTGGAGGTAGTGGCATTGGTTTAGCGATTACCTTGCGCTTGGTGGAGTTACAGGGGGGAAAAATTGAGGTTGCAAGTAAACTACATCACGGTACAACTTTTCGTTTTTCTATTCCCCTCAAATAG
- a CDS encoding Uma2 family endonuclease — MTNLTIDIQAISLSDEQFFELCQKNRDLKFELSARRDLIIMPPTGGETGNRNIEIAYQLQKWSRNNQRGIAFDSSTGFKLPNSAHRSPDASWLRLEKWQSLTPSQQQKFLPFAPDFVIELLSPSDNLKETQNKMIEYIENGTQLGWLINRKDKEIEVYYQDKSKEILQQPKAISGGDILPDFTLDLQFIW, encoded by the coding sequence ATGACAAATTTAACCATTGATATTCAAGCAATTAGTCTCAGTGATGAGCAGTTTTTTGAGTTATGCCAAAAAAACCGTGATTTGAAATTTGAACTTAGCGCCCGAAGAGATTTAATTATCATGCCACCTACAGGAGGAGAAACAGGCAATCGCAACATTGAAATTGCTTATCAACTACAAAAATGGAGTAGAAATAATCAAAGGGGTATTGCTTTTGATTCTTCCACTGGTTTTAAATTACCTAACAGCGCCCACCGCTCTCCCGATGCTTCTTGGCTAAGATTAGAAAAATGGCAGAGTTTGACTCCTTCTCAACAACAAAAATTTTTACCTTTTGCTCCTGATTTTGTGATTGAATTATTATCCCCTAGTGATAATCTCAAAGAGACTCAAAATAAGATGATAGAATACATAGAAAATGGCACTCAATTAGGTTGGTTAATCAACCGTAAAGATAAAGAAATAGAAGTTTATTATCAAGATAAAAGTAAAGAAATTTTACAGCAACCTAAAGCAATTTCAGGGGGAGATATTTTGCCAGACTTCACCTTAGATTTACAATTTATTTGGTGA
- a CDS encoding ferredoxin family protein has product MPHSIVTDVCEGVADCVSACPVACIHEGESKNIKGTDWYWIDFDTCIDCGICLQVCPVEGAILPEERPELQKMS; this is encoded by the coding sequence ATGCCCCATTCTATTGTGACAGATGTTTGTGAAGGTGTAGCGGATTGCGTGTCGGCTTGTCCTGTTGCTTGTATTCACGAGGGAGAAAGCAAAAATATTAAAGGTACCGATTGGTATTGGATTGATTTTGATACTTGTATTGATTGTGGCATTTGTTTACAGGTTTGTCCGGTGGAGGGCGCTATATTACCCGAGGAGCGTCCAGAGTTACAAAAAATGTCCTAA
- a CDS encoding ABC transporter ATP-binding protein, which produces MSKLLEVNNVYAGYIKDLNILQGINFCVEGGELVTVIGPNGAGKSTLAKTIFGLLAPNEGEIIFKGEKINGLKPNEIVRRGMCYVPQIANVFASLTVAENLEMGAYILSGSCHRQKELIYTMFPKLKERAKQKAGTLSGGERQMLAMGKALMLDPDLLVLDEPSAALSPILVNSVFEQIQAINATGKAIILVEQNAKKALMMAHRGYVLESGKDAITGRGADLLNNPLVGELYLGVVHK; this is translated from the coding sequence ATGAGTAAGTTGCTGGAAGTAAATAATGTTTACGCTGGATATATCAAAGATTTAAACATACTACAAGGTATTAATTTTTGTGTTGAGGGCGGAGAATTAGTTACGGTAATTGGACCGAATGGCGCAGGTAAATCCACTCTCGCTAAAACTATTTTTGGTTTATTAGCACCTAATGAAGGGGAAATCATTTTTAAGGGTGAAAAAATCAATGGCTTAAAACCTAATGAAATTGTTAGGCGTGGAATGTGTTATGTGCCTCAAATTGCTAATGTTTTCGCTTCTTTGACGGTGGCTGAAAATTTGGAGATGGGCGCTTATATTTTGTCTGGCTCTTGTCATAGGCAAAAAGAGTTAATTTATACTATGTTTCCGAAGTTAAAGGAAAGAGCAAAGCAGAAAGCTGGTACTTTGTCGGGGGGTGAAAGGCAAATGTTAGCTATGGGTAAGGCATTGATGTTAGACCCTGATTTGTTAGTATTGGATGAGCCTTCGGCGGCGCTTTCTCCTATTTTAGTGAATAGTGTGTTTGAGCAAATCCAAGCAATTAATGCCACAGGAAAGGCAATTATTTTGGTGGAACAAAATGCGAAAAAGGCTTTGATGATGGCTCATCGAGGCTATGTGTTAGAAAGTGGTAAGGATGCTATCACGGGGAGGGGCGCTGATTTATTAAATAATCCTCTCGTAGGTGAATTATATCTCGGTGTGGTTCATAAATAA
- the hisA gene encoding 1-(5-phosphoribosyl)-5-[(5-phosphoribosylamino)methylideneamino]imidazole-4-carboxamide isomerase, whose protein sequence is MEVIPAIDLLDGRCVRLYQGDYAQSQVFDENPLAVAQKWEAQGAPRLHLVDLDGAKEGKTVNLSVIEQIVKHLSIPVQVGGGLRQRPSVERLFDLGVERAIVGTVAVENPELVQELCEAFPHRIAIGIDARNGKVATKGWLETSEVEAGALAQTISPLAAAIIYTDIHRDGTLVGPNLEALRELAQVTDIPIIASGGVSSLTDLLSLLTLEPLGVTGAIVGKAIYTGKVDLTEAVKALGDGRWQDVPPPNSRLV, encoded by the coding sequence ATGGAAGTAATACCGGCAATAGATTTATTAGATGGGCGCTGTGTGCGTTTGTATCAGGGAGATTATGCCCAATCCCAAGTATTTGATGAAAACCCTTTGGCTGTTGCCCAAAAGTGGGAAGCCCAAGGCGCCCCTCGCCTTCACCTTGTGGATTTGGATGGAGCAAAAGAAGGAAAGACGGTAAACTTATCAGTTATTGAGCAAATTGTCAAGCATTTATCAATTCCCGTGCAAGTAGGAGGGGGATTACGCCAGCGCCCTTCGGTGGAGCGTTTATTTGATTTAGGGGTAGAAAGGGCGATTGTTGGCACAGTGGCGGTAGAAAACCCGGAATTAGTGCAGGAATTATGTGAAGCCTTTCCCCATCGTATCGCCATCGGTATTGATGCGCGCAATGGCAAGGTAGCCACCAAAGGATGGCTAGAAACTTCAGAAGTGGAGGCGGGCGCCCTTGCCCAAACTATTTCACCCCTCGCCGCCGCCATTATTTACACTGACATTCATCGAGATGGCACGTTAGTAGGTCCTAATTTAGAGGCTTTGCGCGAGTTGGCACAAGTTACCGATATTCCCATTATCGCTTCTGGGGGGGTTAGTTCTCTTACGGATTTATTGAGTTTATTAACCCTTGAACCTTTGGGGGTGACGGGCGCTATTGTGGGTAAAGCTATTTACACGGGGAAAGTTGACCTCACAGAAGCTGTTAAAGCATTGGGTGACGGGCGCTGGCAAGATGTGCCTCCTCCTAACTCCCGCTTAGTCTAA
- a CDS encoding glycogen debranching protein gives MTIWVNEQIDSCGIIQACIAGCDEKAALECHEDWQQKLTTEQQKQGWKAVLRSVSSWDEVPVNALKLS, from the coding sequence ATGACTATTTGGGTTAACGAACAAATTGACAGTTGTGGCATTATTCAAGCCTGTATTGCTGGTTGTGACGAAAAAGCCGCCTTAGAATGTCATGAGGATTGGCAACAAAAATTAACTACAGAGCAACAGAAACAAGGTTGGAAAGCAGTATTAAGAAGTGTTAGTAGCTGGGATGAAGTGCCTGTTAACGCTTTAAAATTAAGTTAA
- a CDS encoding aspartate-semialdehyde dehydrogenase: MSKSMRVAILGATGAVGAELINLLDERTFPLSDLKLLASPRSAGKTLSFQNQDLTIEAVKEDSFNNVDIVLASAGGSTSKKWADTIVKAGAVMIDNSSAFRMNPNVPLVVPEINPEALLSHQGIIANPNCTTILMGVAIYPLHQRQAIKRIIVSTYQSASGAGAMAMEEVKNQAQAILNGENPQAEILPYPLAFNLFPHNSPILDNHYCEEEMKMVNETRKIFSTPHMNISATCVRVPVLRAHSESINLEFEQPFAVEEAKQIISQASGVKLVEDWQQNYFPMPIDATGKDDVLVGRIRQDISHPNCLELWLCGDQIRKGAALNAVQIAELLMN; this comes from the coding sequence TTGTCTAAATCAATGCGAGTGGCAATTTTAGGGGCGACGGGCGCTGTGGGTGCAGAACTAATTAACCTTTTAGATGAGCGCACCTTCCCTCTCAGTGACTTAAAATTATTGGCTTCTCCTCGCTCGGCTGGAAAAACTCTTTCTTTTCAAAACCAAGATTTAACCATTGAAGCGGTGAAAGAAGATTCTTTTAATAATGTTGATATTGTCTTGGCTTCTGCTGGAGGCTCAACTTCAAAAAAATGGGCGGATACTATCGTCAAAGCTGGGGCAGTGATGATCGATAATTCTAGCGCCTTCCGCATGAATCCCAATGTCCCTCTTGTGGTACCAGAAATTAATCCTGAAGCGTTACTAAGTCATCAAGGTATTATTGCTAATCCTAATTGTACTACTATTCTGATGGGAGTCGCTATTTATCCTCTCCATCAAAGACAAGCCATTAAAAGAATTATTGTTTCTACTTATCAATCCGCTTCCGGTGCGGGCGCTATGGCAATGGAAGAAGTGAAAAACCAAGCCCAAGCTATTCTTAACGGCGAAAATCCTCAAGCGGAAATTTTACCCTATCCTCTCGCCTTTAATTTATTTCCCCATAACTCTCCTATCCTCGATAATCACTACTGTGAGGAAGAAATGAAAATGGTTAATGAAACTCGTAAGATTTTCTCCACACCTCACATGAATATTAGCGCCACCTGTGTGCGTGTACCAGTGTTGAGGGCGCACTCTGAATCTATTAATTTAGAATTTGAGCAACCCTTTGCGGTAGAAGAAGCCAAACAAATTATTTCTCAAGCCTCTGGAGTGAAATTAGTGGAGGATTGGCAACAAAATTATTTCCCTATGCCCATAGATGCCACAGGAAAAGATGATGTCTTGGTGGGGAGAATCCGTCAAGATATTTCTCACCCAAATTGTTTAGAATTATGGCTTTGTGGCGATCAAATTCGCAAGGGTGCGGCTTTAAATGCCGTGCAAATTGCTGAATTACTGATGAATTAA
- a CDS encoding TIGR00303 family protein, with the protein MKIYHGFEQGEKWLNRYDGCRPIFTCTLGFTETALIDGISAAGATGSSRRYTAVADAEFLVNGVSALPRYPLPPLSEGISPTFITRAVVETLQLPVYIFNAGLPVTPSVPVIDLQGKPARCLSTGNAMTLTQVKHLYQQGLMWGEKLAQENPNSYLILSECVVGGTTTALGVLRALGINGMVNSSHPVCNHSQKEKIVQEGLQRANLPSSATALDIVGAVGDPMQIFVAGMALSASGYQGVMLAGGTQMLAVLALMQRLVRDGVTGANFDNIIVATTRWVAEDTTGNTVALAQMVADIPLCATQLNFSNSIYPSLQAYERGFVKEGVGAGGSALASHLLQLSSSELMIAVEGIISRFSHSTIS; encoded by the coding sequence ATAAAAATCTATCATGGGTTTGAGCAAGGGGAAAAATGGCTTAACCGTTATGATGGCTGTCGCCCTATTTTCACTTGCACCCTAGGATTCACTGAAACAGCTTTAATTGATGGCATTTCGGCGGCGGGCGCCACTGGGTCATCTCGCCGTTATACCGCCGTAGCCGATGCAGAATTTTTGGTTAATGGTGTCAGCGCCCTCCCCCGTTATCCTTTACCACCCTTGTCTGAAGGCATTTCACCCACTTTTATCACCCGTGCGGTGGTGGAAACTTTACAATTACCAGTCTATATTTTTAATGCCGGATTGCCTGTCACTCCTTCTGTGCCGGTGATTGATTTGCAGGGAAAACCAGCGCGCTGTCTCTCCACAGGCAACGCCATGACTTTGACTCAGGTTAAACATTTATATCAACAAGGCTTGATGTGGGGTGAAAAATTAGCGCAGGAAAACCCTAATAGTTATTTAATTTTAAGTGAATGTGTGGTGGGGGGTACAACTACGGCGCTGGGAGTGTTGAGGGCGCTGGGCATTAACGGTATGGTCAATAGTAGCCATCCTGTATGTAATCACAGTCAAAAGGAAAAAATTGTCCAAGAGGGGTTGCAACGAGCCAATTTGCCATCTTCTGCTACGGCTTTGGACATAGTCGGAGCGGTGGGTGATCCTATGCAAATTTTTGTGGCAGGGATGGCGCTTTCCGCTAGTGGTTATCAAGGGGTAATGTTGGCAGGTGGCACACAAATGTTAGCGGTATTAGCTTTAATGCAGAGACTGGTTAGGGATGGGGTGACGGGCGCTAACTTTGATAATATCATTGTGGCTACGACTCGTTGGGTAGCTGAAGATACCACTGGTAATACGGTTGCTTTAGCACAAATGGTGGCAGACATCCCCCTTTGTGCCACTCAGTTGAATTTTAGTAATTCCATCTATCCTAGTTTACAAGCCTATGAGCGAGGTTTTGTCAAAGAAGGGGTGGGCGCTGGGGGAAGTGCGCTGGCATCTCATTTATTGCAGTTATCCTCATCTGAGTTAATGATTGCCGTGGAGGGTATTATTTCTCGTTTCTCCCATAGTACGATTAGCTAA
- a CDS encoding Uma2 family endonuclease, producing MTNLTIDIQGISCSDEQFFQLCQKNRDLKFELSARRDLIIMPPTGGETGNRNIEIAYQLQKWSRNNQRGIAFDSSTGFKLPNSAHRSPDASWLRLEKWQSLTPSQQQKFLPFAPDFVIELLSPSDNLKETQNKMIEYIENGTQLGWLINRQNKEIEVYYQDKSKEILQQPKNISGGDILPDFTLDLQFIW from the coding sequence ATGACAAATTTAACCATTGATATTCAAGGAATTAGTTGTAGTGATGAGCAGTTTTTTCAGTTATGCCAAAAAAACCGTGATTTAAAATTTGAACTTAGCGCCCGAAGAGATTTAATTATCATGCCACCTACAGGAGGAGAAACAGGCAATCGCAACATTGAAATTGCTTATCAACTACAAAAATGGAGTAGAAATAATCAAAGGGGTATTGCTTTTGATTCTTCCACTGGTTTTAAATTACCTAACAGCGCCCACCGCTCTCCCGATGCTTCTTGGCTAAGATTAGAAAAATGGCAGAGTTTGACTCCTTCTCAACAACAAAAATTTTTACCTTTTGCTCCTGATTTTGTGATTGAATTATTATCCCCTAGTGATAATCTCAAAGAGACTCAAAATAAGATGATAGAATATATAGAAAATGGCACTCAATTAGGTTGGTTAATTAACCGTCAAAATAAAGAAATAGAGGTTTATTATCAAGATAAAAGTAAAGAAATTTTACAGCAACCAAAAAATATTTCAGGGGGAGATATTTTGCCAGATTTTACTTTAGATTTACAATTTATTTGGTAG
- a CDS encoding ferredoxin-thioredoxin reductase variable chain: MKVGDQVKVTASVIVYHHPEYKKTAFDIKGMEGELIEIVTNWQGRPVSANLPYLVKFNKKFKAHFREDEISPVSA, from the coding sequence ATGAAAGTTGGCGATCAAGTTAAAGTAACCGCATCTGTAATTGTCTATCATCACCCCGAATACAAAAAAACTGCTTTTGACATAAAAGGCATGGAAGGAGAATTAATCGAGATTGTCACCAATTGGCAAGGGCGCCCGGTGAGCGCAAATTTACCTTATCTGGTTAAATTTAACAAAAAATTCAAAGCTCATTTTCGAGAAGACGAAATAAGTCCTGTTTCTGCTTGA
- a CDS encoding EAL domain-containing protein, translated as MPITYSVIVHCQFSIILTTPLFHQRLFMESLPHSTRELTENLTQSLSWLDNLSCIFYRCRNTPQWHMEYISRGCEIITGYTVQEFIDDEPIFFNNLIHPDDRLQVWQEVQKAVDLRSSYNVEYRIIHRNGEVRWMSEQGEAIYDHNGEISYLEGIVIDISDKKKIEQEKTLLLNLSQAISSAPDFESALLYTIEQVCQLTGWDFGEAWLPNLWGDCLNYSIGWFPPHKNKLSPHHVSLQEFQEKSHAVSFKKGSSLPGRVWQSKQIEWMNDIDKNPLFSRRQMAENCRLKSAFAVPIVANDEIVAILVFFLRQRIIVDANLFSLVEIVAHQLGNIFRHKQIELDLQESQRQLNSLIKSTSGVFFRISYNRQWREDYISDTCDKLTGYQPYELIKNDNINLAQITHPLDLQRVITTIQYAINHQKPYTIEYRIFTKDNQEKWIWEKGEGVYDEDNNVLGIEGFITDISSLKYMERALLEAENKYGSIFDNAIEGIFQTTTNGYYLNANQALAKMYGYDNPTQLKASLNDIENCLYVNPQRRQEFMEALEKNDVITNFESQVYRRDGKVIWISENARAIRDINGNLLYYEGTVEEITKYKEAQEKLQRQAFYDYLTNLPNRSFFLQKLTDCLYKIKKYERGKYEFGLLFLDCDRFKMVNDSLGHHIGDLLLVEVAKRLRKALGNTHVVARLGGDEFTILCYQVNNIKQLIKIAEKINDVFKPPFLIEKHRLFCGISIGIFFSSNLSDQDLKSVTPAQIIQYADTALYRAKSSRNSYYQIFRAEMHNEALAELQLENDLRQAIVLEEFVPFHQPIINLFDQKVHGFETLIRWQHPIKGIISPASFIPLAEQTGLIIPIGLWMFKQACLQWVKWLNKFPDQLFFISVNLSSQEFNADNFLEQIDLIIKETKVNPAYIKLEITESSPILHDSSALQRLRALIDRNLKLWIDDFGTGYSSLSYLHKLPIHGLKLDQSFTSDIEHNFIKARIVEAIFSLAQDLNLEVVAEGIETESQLEKLQELGCQLGQGYLFAKPMNVKDIERFLN; from the coding sequence ATGCCAATTACATACAGTGTAATTGTCCATTGTCAATTTTCCATTATTCTCACGACACCACTTTTTCATCAGCGCCTATTTATGGAATCTTTACCTCATTCTACAAGGGAATTAACGGAAAATTTAACTCAAAGTTTGTCTTGGTTAGATAATTTATCTTGCATTTTTTACCGTTGTCGCAATACTCCTCAATGGCACATGGAATATATCAGTCGTGGTTGTGAAATAATTACAGGTTATACGGTGCAAGAATTTATTGATGATGAGCCTATTTTCTTTAATAATCTTATTCATCCTGATGATCGACTGCAAGTATGGCAGGAAGTACAAAAAGCGGTTGATTTACGTTCTTCTTATAATGTAGAATACCGCATCATTCATCGTAACGGTGAAGTGCGCTGGATGAGTGAACAAGGAGAGGCAATTTATGACCATAATGGAGAAATAAGTTACTTAGAAGGCATTGTTATTGATATTAGTGACAAAAAGAAAATTGAACAGGAAAAAACCCTGTTACTGAATCTGTCTCAAGCTATTTCCAGCGCCCCTGACTTTGAATCAGCGCTACTCTATACTATCGAACAAGTATGTCAGTTAACTGGATGGGATTTTGGGGAAGCATGGTTGCCTAATTTGTGGGGTGACTGCCTGAATTATTCCATCGGATGGTTTCCTCCTCACAAAAATAAATTATCACCTCATCATGTCTCGTTACAAGAATTTCAAGAAAAAAGCCATGCTGTAAGTTTTAAAAAAGGTAGCAGTTTACCCGGGAGAGTATGGCAGTCAAAACAAATTGAATGGATGAATGATATTGACAAGAATCCTTTATTCTCTCGCCGTCAGATGGCAGAAAATTGTCGTCTCAAATCTGCTTTTGCTGTGCCTATTGTTGCTAATGATGAAATAGTTGCCATTTTGGTATTTTTTCTGCGCCAAAGAATCATTGTTGATGCTAACCTGTTTTCTTTAGTAGAAATAGTTGCCCATCAATTAGGTAATATTTTTCGTCATAAACAAATTGAGTTAGATTTACAAGAAAGTCAAAGACAGCTTAACAGCTTAATTAAATCTACTTCAGGAGTGTTTTTTCGTATTAGTTATAATAGACAGTGGAGAGAAGATTATATAAGCGATACCTGTGATAAATTAACGGGATACCAACCCTATGAATTAATTAAAAATGACAATATCAATTTAGCTCAAATTACCCATCCCCTCGATTTGCAACGGGTGATTACTACTATCCAATATGCTATAAATCACCAGAAACCTTATACCATTGAGTATCGAATTTTTACTAAAGATAATCAAGAAAAATGGATTTGGGAAAAAGGGGAAGGGGTTTACGATGAAGATAATAATGTTTTGGGTATTGAGGGGTTTATTACTGATATTAGCAGTCTGAAATACATGGAGAGGGCGCTATTAGAGGCGGAAAATAAGTATGGCAGTATTTTTGACAATGCCATCGAGGGAATTTTTCAAACTACTACTAATGGTTATTATCTCAATGCTAATCAGGCTTTAGCCAAAATGTATGGGTATGATAATCCAACTCAATTAAAGGCTAGTTTAAACGATATTGAAAATTGTTTATACGTTAATCCCCAACGTCGTCAAGAATTTATGGAGGCTTTGGAAAAAAATGATGTAATTACTAATTTTGAATCTCAAGTTTATCGTCGAGATGGTAAAGTCATTTGGATTTCGGAAAATGCGCGCGCCATACGAGATATTAATGGTAATTTACTTTATTACGAAGGCACGGTAGAAGAAATTACTAAGTATAAGGAAGCACAGGAAAAGTTACAACGTCAAGCATTTTATGATTATTTAACTAATTTGCCTAATCGTAGTTTCTTTTTACAAAAACTAACTGATTGTTTATATAAAATCAAAAAATATGAACGAGGAAAATATGAATTTGGGTTACTATTTTTAGACTGTGATCGTTTTAAAATGGTTAATGATAGTTTAGGTCATCATATTGGGGATTTACTCCTCGTGGAAGTTGCTAAAAGATTGCGGAAGGCGCTGGGAAATACTCATGTGGTGGCACGTTTAGGCGGTGATGAGTTTACTATTTTGTGTTATCAAGTCAATAATATTAAACAGTTAATAAAAATAGCTGAAAAGATTAATGATGTTTTTAAACCACCTTTTTTAATTGAAAAACATCGTCTTTTTTGTGGTATTAGTATTGGCATATTTTTTAGTAGTAATTTAAGTGATCAAGATTTAAAAAGTGTTACTCCTGCTCAAATTATTCAATATGCTGATACTGCTTTGTATCGTGCTAAATCTAGTCGAAACAGCTATTATCAGATTTTTCGAGCAGAAATGCACAATGAAGCCTTAGCAGAATTACAATTAGAAAATGATTTACGTCAGGCGATTGTTTTAGAAGAATTCGTCCCTTTTCATCAACCAATAATTAATCTTTTTGATCAAAAAGTTCATGGTTTTGAAACTTTAATTCGATGGCAACACCCGATAAAAGGGATCATTTCTCCAGCTAGTTTTATTCCTCTTGCTGAACAAACTGGGTTAATTATTCCCATCGGTTTATGGATGTTTAAACAGGCTTGTTTACAGTGGGTGAAATGGCTTAATAAGTTTCCTGATCAGCTATTTTTTATCAGTGTTAATTTATCTTCTCAAGAGTTTAATGCTGATAATTTCTTAGAGCAAATTGACTTAATAATTAAGGAAACTAAGGTTAATCCAGCTTATATTAAACTAGAAATAACGGAAAGTTCTCCTATTTTACATGATAGCTCTGCTTTGCAACGGTTGAGGGCGCTGATTGACCGTAATTTAAAGTTATGGATTGATGATTTCGGCACCGGTTATTCTAGCTTAAGTTATCTTCATAAACTGCCTATTCATGGCTTAAAATTAGACCAATCTTTTACTTCTGATATTGAACATAATTTTATTAAGGCTCGAATTGTGGAAGCAATTTTTAGTTTAGCTCAAGATTTGAATTTAGAAGTAGTTGCTGAAGGTATCGAAACGGAATCTCAGCTAGAAAAATTGCAAGAATTAGGCTGTCAATTAGGGCAGGGTTATTTATTTGCTAAACCGATGAATGTTAAAGATATTGAGCGTTTTTTGAATTAG